DNA sequence from the Thalassotalea sp. 273M-4 genome:
GCGCCAAGCTATGTTGCAGAGTCTGAAATCCAGCAGCTTGTGCGCCAAAAGCAAGATTGGATCAAACAAAAAATAGCCCAACAAAATACGTTGCTTGCCACCAGTAAAACCCGTCAATTTACCCAAGGCGATGTGTTTTTTTATCTTGGTCAGCCATTAACCTTGGATATACAACAAGGGATAAATAATCGCGTTCAACAAAGGCCGACAACCCTAGTGGTTGAACTCTCCAATACGTTTTTTCATCACCCAAAAAGAGCAATCCACATTAAGGCTTTGTTGGAGCAATGGTACATTCAACAGGCCAAAACCATTTTGTCGGAACAAACCTTAAAAATGCAGGCTTTAACCAAGTTAAATCCAAGCAGTTTAACCATTCGACTTTATAAAAGTCGGTGGGGCAGTTGTGATAATCACCAACGCGTCAAGTTAAACTGGCTTCTCGTGATGGCACCAATGGAGGTTATCCACTACGTCATTATCCATGAACTATGCCATCTAAAACATTTGAATCATTCCAGCGCCTTTTGGCAATTAGTCGAGACGTTTTACCAACCGATAAAACCAGCAAAAGATTGGTTGAAAAAACATCAAGGTGATTTGGTTTGGTAGCCTATTTTGCACACCCTTAAAAAGCTAATAAAATGTTAATTATTGTTTATAAATTATT
Encoded proteins:
- a CDS encoding M48 family metallopeptidase; translation: MLDYTLVRSNRRRTISLQVKQAKLRVLAPSYVAESEIQQLVRQKQDWIKQKIAQQNTLLATSKTRQFTQGDVFFYLGQPLTLDIQQGINNRVQQRPTTLVVELSNTFFHHPKRAIHIKALLEQWYIQQAKTILSEQTLKMQALTKLNPSSLTIRLYKSRWGSCDNHQRVKLNWLLVMAPMEVIHYVIIHELCHLKHLNHSSAFWQLVETFYQPIKPAKDWLKKHQGDLVW